AGAAAGCCAGGAGTCCTCTACCACCTATATGCAAACTGCTTTCACCCACAGTGAAGGAAGGACAGGCAGGGCATCACAGAGGGCACTAAAAGTGATTGTCAGGGTCACCTTCTTGAGAGCTTCTTTTCTCCCCAGGGCAGGAGCGCTTCACATCTATGACACGACTCTACTACCGAGATGCCTCAGCCTGTGTTGTTATGTTTGATGTTACCAATGCCACTACCTTCAGCAACAGCCAGAGATGGAAACAGGACCTGGACAGCAAGATCACACTGCCCAATGGAgagcccctgccctgcctgctctTGGCCAACAAGGTACATGGCCAATCTTAAGAAAATGAGGGGTAGAGGGGAagggaatggggtgggggaaagggaaaaaaataacagaatgaatcaaacaacattaccctatgtaaatttatgattacacaaatggtatgcctttatgccatgtacaaacagagaaacaacatgtatcccatttgtttacaattaaaaaaaaaaagaaaaagaaaaagaaaatgacctcTGATTCTGTGGTCAAAAAGTGAATCTAAAATGTTCTCTGATCGTGGGCCTCTGTTTCCCCTTTCAAAGTTGGCAGAATCATCTCTACTTCTTTCAAGGGATATAGAGAAtgtgactttctttctttctttctttctttttgttaataataataaatattatattaaagtATTATATTCTTACAATTTACCAAGAGTTATACTAATTGCAATGTAGACATTTAATGAACTGTCGTTAAATGGATATGCCTATTCATCTGCATttggaacaataaataaatacagaaataaccCCAGGAAACTCCCTGGTGATCTTTCCTAACCACTATTCTCCTTTTCCCCAAAGGTGACCTCATCCTAATTCCTAATGTAACACATTGCTTTTGCCTCTTTGAACTTTACGCATAAGGATCACATGGCATGCGGTTTACTGTGTGTCTTTTGCTCAATGTCACATTTGTGAAATTCACCCATATCGTGGGTGAATGGGTTAATGCAGCAAAAGTTTACACACTTTCATTGTTCTATAGCATTTCATTATATAGATGAAAATTTATCCATtctatgatagtagaatgaatcagatattattaccctaagTGCATAtttgattacatgacctgtgtaactctgcatcatgtacaacgagaagaatgtgaagttatactccaaTTATGTATACGTCAAAATACATAtgtactgtcatatataactaattagaacaaataaaaagaaaaaacaaaaaaagaaaacttatccACTCTAGAATACATCAACTACTTGGTTGTTTCTATATTTTAACAATTAAACTATAGCTGTTTTACATGTATTCTGGTccagtgtgtgtatgtatttacttatttttccatttaactcaccatttattttatcacttagtctcctttttatcatttattctatttgttctttttttagttgtatgtgacagtagaatgtattttgacatatcatacatgcagagtataactttccattctcaTGAtagaacatgatgtggagttacactggccaTGTACTCacatataaacataggaaagttaggtccaattcattctgctctttcccattcccattccccatcccttcccccaAGGGAGAACGTGACTTTGGGAACAATGTTGACTGCAGAGTTTAGATACTGATGTTCTTAGCCAGTGGTGGAGAATTGTTTTAAGCCCAGATGTATCTGTGGTATGTTCCTCTTCCTAGGAAGTTTATAGTGttgcattttatgtattttctttgttagtgtgatcTGTCTCCTTGGGCAGTAAACCGGGACCAGATTGACCGGTTCAGTAAAGAGAATGGTTTCACGGGTTGGACAGAAACATCTGTCAAGgagaacaaaaatattaatgaagccatgaggtgagtagttCATGCTGACCTGGGGACAGGCAGAGATTTACCCATCCTCTACTGTGGCCctatgtaccatgttttcttgcttttgagCAAACAAGAACAGACTGAGCCACCGGAATGCCCACTCCTGAACATCAGTAATACTGTCTTCTCTCCCATTATGACTGGGGACCAAGGACTTTTAAACCTATAGCTTTATAGTATGTCATCTGCTAATAAAATTGTCTCTACCATATCTCCTTTTTCTCCATCCAGTTGCTcaggattttttatttctttttgcagaGTCCTCATTGAAAAGATGATGAGCAATTCCAGAGAAGACACTATGTCTTTGTCCACCCAAGGGAACTACATCAATCTGCAAACCAAGTCCTCTTCCAGCTGGGCCTGCTGCTAGTAGAATTTGACTTGTTTCCATCCCAGTTCTAGAAGGTCTTTCCATTTATTCCCATTGGGCCCACCCAGCAATTTCATTAAGAACATTTGAACTGTCTCCTGCCAGTGATCCAGTAAGAAGGGCCATTGTGACTTAAAAATACCCCTGGGACACGTGTATTTCTACATCCCCTGGATGTTGGCTCTGACTTGCTCATGTGGCCCAGTCAGTGACTTCTATGTAAGAATGATCACCTCAATTTGTGATCTGGAACTTTGTGGgaagaattagaaattaaaagtcaaaattctctgccaggtatagtggtgcacacctgaaactCCAGGGAcctaggagtctgaggcaagaggatcccaagtttgaggccaacctcagcaacttagcaagaccctgtctcaaaataaaaaaaaacaaaagaaggactggggatataactcagcagttagagcacttgactagcacaaagccctgggttcagaccACAGtacaggaggggaaaaaaaaaaaaaaaaaagaaagaaagaaaagaacaagaagtaCTTGAGGCCAGCATGGACAACTTgatgaaatcctgtctcaaaatttaaaaaaattataataatgaggactgaggggtatagctcagtagtaaaacacccctaggttcatcccagtaatgtaaaaataaataaataagaaggactggATTTGTAACTCCATAgactgctcctgggttcaattcccagtaacaaaaggaaaaaaaaacacacacacacataatggtCACCTACTTTTGACCTTATTATACCACTTGTTGTATGATGATACCATGTTCAGattgagaggaaaataaaatcaaatgtctTTTCATAGGTCATTGCTTTCAGATTCTGTCCTGAACATGGAATGTAAACATCTGATTCTGGGATATAGAAGGTGGAGGCTGAACATCTATGGTTTGGGGGCTACTGGTGGTGAATCATAGTCACTGTATTTTTGAAACTTCTAGTCATGATTAATTTCTCTCTCAGCTTCAAAAAGAGTCAAGCTTTTAAACTGCCTATCTTGTGTGATGAGAGCATTTCTTTCCACAAAGAAATTAATCCACCTTAGGATTTTCTGAGGTTTCTGGGTTAATGTTCTGAGGCATGATGCTGTGAGTATTGTCAGTTGGCTTGCTCTGAAGGAGGCTTGTTCCTTGCAGCTTTGAAGAATctgaatggaagaagaaaggggCGAGATTAACAGAACAGAATCCACTGCTTCAACTTTAGGAGCAGTGTGATTGGCTAGCACTtagacataaaaaacaaatattatttacaGGCCATGGCCTGGGGGTGGAGAGCGGATAGATAGAAAATCATTAGGTAATTTAAGTGCTAAATTGAGCAGAGTTTTTAGTATCGAGTCACTTTCTAGACAGTTTAACTTGTTCAATTCTTCCTAAGATAGTGATTTACAACCTACCCAATGTTATGCATATTCTTAGTGAACTCATAGGCCTGAAGTTCTTTGATAGACCTTCAGTAAGTGTCCTAAATTATTTGATTCCCAGATCTGGCTCATCAGAACCAcctgggaaatttttttaaatttaatgttttaagatttttagGGATCCCAGTCTCAAATCAGTGAATCAAACTTCCCAGTTTGGCAATGTGTTGTTCTTGTTAAAACTTCCCAGGTGGGTCCTAAATGACCAGATTTGGAAACCATAGCTGGAGAACTTTGTAAAAATTGAGAGTCAGGTCTTTACTATGTAAAGAATCCTGGGTTTGCTTGGCACGatagtgcatgcttgtaatcccagaggcgcaggaggctgaggcaggaggattgaaagttcaaagccagcctcagcaacttgtcaaggccctaagcaactcaacgagaccctgtatgtaaataaaatacaaaaaaggactggggatgtgactctggctaagcaccctgggttcaattcctggtacaaaaaaaaaaaaaaaaaaaatcctgggttTGCTTTTGTTTGGTTACTTTCCAGGTGATTCTCATACACCCAGACTTTGAAAGCCATTGTCCCTAGGAAGAGGCCAGAAACCAAATAAAAGAAGGACATAGTGGGCCAAGCCTTCAGTGGTGTATTGTTGATTTATGGTGcaaatattgaacccagggtctcccacatgcaaggcaagaaccctacctctaagctacattacagcccatttcttatttttcttttttggtattggggattgaacccagggctctctaccattgagccacattgctaacccttttttaatattatcatttttttattttgagacaagatctgattaagttgctcaggctgacctacAACTTgcgtcctcctgccttagcctcccaggtcactaGGACCATAGGccctgtgccaccgtgcccagctcctTGTTGTATTTTAGTGCCAGTTAGTATAATTTGCTTGATCTTTTAAGACCTTGAAGTTCTTTTTCGTATTACCATTTTCAGGTAAGATTTTGATGACAGTGATTCTGAAGATAATAGTGGAGTAACAAATTCCCTTTATGTGTagagaaaattgatttttattcgCTGGCTTGAATCCCTGCAAGATCACAAATAAATGGGAAGTAGGTCTCATATTCATGGTGGTTAGTAGTTATTGGCCTTTAATGTCAGTTTGTTAAGGTGCAATTTTATAACAATAGTTCAAGAATATTGTagaaatagagatttttatctttataacctctgttttaaaggaagataaatgttctgttttctgttaATTTGCTAGTACCAGTGCTTAGGTCCAGATGCCTAGTACCAGTTCAGAACTTGATGTAATACCCCAAATACTGCTTGGAGATGGGACCATTTTAAAcccaaatatgttttcttttcccatttcctgACTCAGGATTTGCCTGCTTTTTTGAACATTGCTGAAGGCTGGCCTGCCAGcccttctggattttttttctcccaactgGTGAATTATAGGCCTGAAAACCATTAAAGAAGGAACTGAAATATAAGTAATTCTACTCTATGCCCCTATCCATAAAGAAAAGGCACCCACCTTGATCCCAGCTacgtgggagactgaggcaggaagatcaccaaTTCTAAGTTCAGCCtgacaacttggcaagaccttgtctcaaaataaaagaacgccaggcatggtggtacatgactgtaatcctagcaactctgaaggctgaggcagaaggattgcaagttcaaggccagcattagcaacttagcaaggccctaagcaacttaggaagaccctgtctcaaaaaattttatttaaaggctggggatgtagctcagtggtaaagtgtccctgggttcaatccctggtaccaaaaataaaaattttaaaaagataaaaaacactggggatataactcaatggcaAAGTCTCGCCTAGCATACCAAGGGTCTGTTTTTAATCCCCGGTACcatgggaggtgggaaggaagaaaaaaatatttgcatgaaTGGAAATGTGACCTAAAAATAATTAGGTCATATCATTGGATGCTACCTCTTTGGTAAAATTGTTTAGAACATGGACATTTTTGTAGTCCCTACCTAGAGACATTTCTGTGTTTGAGTCAAAATGTCCTCTAGTCATTCAGCTAATCTTTGgtccaaaaaaaatttaaaaagtcataagaaTCCTCTACAGGGTGTTCTGAGTAACCCAAGGAAGGGTTGAGAACAGAGCTGGGGGACGATGCCTGCCCCACCTTTGTTGTTTGAACAGAATAGCAAGTGACCAAATAAGTAGAGACAAAGCCATCATAGGGCAGGGAAGGCCCTCAGCAGTACTAACGATCCAAAGTTGGCCCAAAGCACTGGAATCCAACACCTGATTCTGTACAGGACTCTTCCCTCAGATCCTCAAGCTGTATATCCTCTTATACTATCTTTGAAATAAGAAAGCCAACAGTTCTTCCCATTTTCCGTTTGAGGGAACAAATGTCTCAAAATTTGACTGACTGAAAGGCAGCTGGTTGCATTTGTAATAAAGCCAAGGCATGACTGCACGTCTTCTAACTCCCCATCTCCATTCTGTCATTTAGGTTTCTGGGAAACATTTGGTCTGGAAAACCCATTTTAGAAAATAAGCCCAGACATTTAGAGAAATAGAACTGAGCCCTTTGGGGTTTGAAACTCTTGGTTTGTATAAAGATGACTTTTGAGAACATGCTCATATGTGGTATAGTGGCATGTGGTTAAATTGGGGGCCAAATTCAGTGCAACCTGAATAGCATGCAGCGTACACGTGTCCTGAGATCTTTAATTGACAGACTCCACTTACTAAGATGTGTCACCATGTGCAGTGACTGTCATTTAATTTTGCATGTCACTTTCCTTATTTGCAAGTGCAGGAATTTTAGCAGTCATTCTATTTTCAACTGTTGCTGCCAGTCACTGTGTTAATATGCCTGTTTGCTGTAAACTACATACTCTCCTGAGCACTTCAcatggataatttttatttcgCACTGACCTTATGagataaatatatgagaaaactgGAGCCAAAAAATGACTTctcaaaattgtgatttttaaatttaatcaacTGCAGGAATAGATCTTTTCTACCCCTACACACTGCCttctgcagtgtgtgtgtgtgtgtgtgtgtggtggcatCCTTGAAGTTTTGTCATTTAACAAGTTTTCAGTGTGGTGGA
This genomic stretch from Sciurus carolinensis chromosome 12, mSciCar1.2, whole genome shotgun sequence harbors:
- the Rab29 gene encoding ras-related protein Rab-7L1 isoform X3, which translates into the protein MDFALKVLQWSDSEMVRLQLWDIAGQERFTSMTRLYYRDASACVVMFDVTNATTFSNSQRWKQDLDSKITLPNGEPLPCLLLANKCDLSPWAVNRDQIDRFSKENGFTGWTETSVKENKNINEAMRVLIEKMMSNSREDTMSLSTQGNYINLQTKSSSSWACC
- the Rab29 gene encoding ras-related protein Rab-7L1 isoform X2, which codes for MGSRDHLFKVLVVGDAAVGKTSLVQRYSQDSFSKHYKSTVGGQERFTSMTRLYYRDASACVVMFDVTNATTFSNSQRWKQDLDSKITLPNGEPLPCLLLANKCDLSPWAVNRDQIDRFSKENGFTGWTETSVKENKNINEAMRVLIEKMMSNSREDTMSLSTQGNYINLQTKSSSSWACC
- the Rab29 gene encoding ras-related protein Rab-7L1 isoform X1; this translates as MGSRDHLFKVLVVGDAAVGKTSLVQRYSQDSFSKHYKSTVGVDFALKVLQWSDSEMVRLQLWDIAGQERFTSMTRLYYRDASACVVMFDVTNATTFSNSQRWKQDLDSKITLPNGEPLPCLLLANKCDLSPWAVNRDQIDRFSKENGFTGWTETSVKENKNINEAMRVLIEKMMSNSREDTMSLSTQGNYINLQTKSSSSWACC
- the Rab29 gene encoding ras-related protein Rab-7L1 isoform X4 — encoded protein: MVRLQLWDIAGQERFTSMTRLYYRDASACVVMFDVTNATTFSNSQRWKQDLDSKITLPNGEPLPCLLLANKCDLSPWAVNRDQIDRFSKENGFTGWTETSVKENKNINEAMRVLIEKMMSNSREDTMSLSTQGNYINLQTKSSSSWACC
- the Rab29 gene encoding ras-related protein Rab-7L1 isoform X5; translation: MTRLYYRDASACVVMFDVTNATTFSNSQRWKQDLDSKITLPNGEPLPCLLLANKCDLSPWAVNRDQIDRFSKENGFTGWTETSVKENKNINEAMRVLIEKMMSNSREDTMSLSTQGNYINLQTKSSSSWACC